The sequence below is a genomic window from Uranotaenia lowii strain MFRU-FL chromosome 2, ASM2978415v1, whole genome shotgun sequence.
TCGAATTGTAAACAAACACGATAAGTGAATTGCGAAACGCAAAAATAGTTTTCTTAAGCccagtccacactaggagacggtctcagcgtctcccattttcttcgggagacactgagaccgtcccaggtttccaacaacaacaacagacaacaaagttcgtttcataacaaaaatcgcagttcatgttgcctagtgtggactaagCTTTAAGTAAAATTGTATCGCCAAACGTTTGTGCTAATCAACAGTACACCTTTGTGCATTAGTACGGCAGTGAGCAGAAGTGAAATTTACAACATCCCAGCTAAGGCTAAAGTGCTAACCTAATAGTACGGTGGTGCGCAAGTTTGTTGAACGGCAAAAGAATCCAGCGAAGATGAGAAATATTTAGAGAACTTATTGAAGCGCGTTCTAAAAGTACAATTTGAAAGTTGAGGTGAAAAACGGAGGCACAAAGCTGAAAAGTTCAGGCAAAAGGTTACGAATTGAAAGGCCACTAAACGTAAGTAAGGAAAACTACAATTTCATTATGATTTGTTAATCGAATTGTACCCGTAGGAATTTAAAACTCGCCCATCTTCGAACGAATAAAGGAGTGCTGCAAATTCGGGAATTACAAGACAAATTTTCTTTAGGGTTGTATGCCTCCAccaatagattttttgaaaaatgaatgaagtaGGGATATTATATAGAATAAAAGCTATCAAATGGCacaattttctccattttgaaaaaaaaatggcatattaGATCGTTTATCAAATATGGGCAGTGCTCCAAGAAGGCACCCTGAACTATCTGCgattaagctgaaattttgcatagttttttttgtggCAATAAACAAATGGCATGGTTCCTATATAACGATTTTCAATATATGTTGCCAGTCTaatgtataaaaataaacaagtcaaaaaaataagtttttgtatAAACCCATACCTGGAACTCGTCCGATTTAATTCCATGTtagttcagatttttaaatcgaTCCCAACACCTGCTAAACGTGTAATTAATCATTACTACTTTTACATGTTCAGTATATTCCAAATACTTACTCAGAACTGCTGTTTACATTGGGCAAGGGAGCCATGGGTTGCAGAGCAGAAGCGCCATTCAAACGACCGTTCGCCACTGAACCGTTAATTTCACTGGATCGAAATCCGGTATGACTGGAATGATCCTCTTCAGCAGTATATGGAAAGTTGTAAGGATTTTTATCGGATCCTTCAGACATTCTATCGGAGTCAACGCTTTGCTGCTGTTTATGCCGTTGATAGTCGTTCTTAAGAAGCGATTGTACACTGGACTGAAAAGAATTAGCGGGATGGTTGTCGTTTCGCGGACTGTATAGTTCAGAAGCTATTCGTTCTTTAGACATATACGGTGAATCAGACTTGTATCCCAATGTTCGAGATCGATCATAGATACTGTCTTTCAAAACGCCGATATTTTCGTGTTGATAGGAGCGCATATGATTAATGATTTGCGTAGATCCTGAAAGATGATTCCTTCCTACGGGGGACATATAAGGTAATGTCATGTGGTCTCCATGGGTATCATAGTCTCTGTATTGTTCTGAATATGTATCACAGTCACGATTGCTGTACTTATCGCTTCGCAAATCTTGGTTGGAATAATTAAAactttcttgaatattttctaaaatggATGGTGGCATGTTCATTCTGTTTTGATGTAAGTATGAAGTATCTGTTAGATCTGGACTAGGTAAAATATTGGAAACAAGAGGTCCATGCGAATGAATTTCGTTGTCGGATCCAGTGTCTTGGGACCACCTTCCTGCTAGAAGTATGTAAACAACATAAGTGTGCTGTTTtatcttgaattaaaaaaaaaccattaccgTTGGAAACAGGCAAATATGAATCTGGAACTTGACTTGACCATCGCGGCCCATTGACGTTGGGGAACAGCTAAATATAATAACACGTTGTATTAGAAAATATATTCCCCTTGTTAAGTCATTACaattataacttttatttttaaacatgattAAAAACTCAAGTGTGAAACAATGGTAAAAACTATGtataaaacttgttaaaatattgtttctcaCCTGTGGACTTTGCACTACATGCAATTCGGGTGGCGTTGTAGCTACATGCTCTGTAATGTTAGGTAAATATGATGTTGAAGAAACCCCAACACTGCGATGTGTGCTGCTATTTCGACCAACACGCGATTCTTCATCATCGCTGGAATGGCTTGAAGCTAATTCTAGGCTGCGTCCGTCAGTTTCActttcagattctgattcctGCCGTCGCCGTCTATTTTTCTTGTATTGCGGAGGTACATCAGTATTTTCTTTAGCTTTCCTTGTACTTGTTCCAGTGTAACCATGCATAAAGGATGGAGCTCCATCTGAATTGTAGTTAGAAGTAGATGTTGATGTTTGTTGGAATCGACCATCACTtctgtaggaaaaaaaaaataaaaatacataattaaaaaaataacacaaattacaTTACAAACCTATAGGGGCTTGAACTAGTTTTAGCGGTGCTTCTAGATGTTGTACTAGAGGTGCTTATTCCAATATTTCTACGAGCTGTATCAAACTGTCCAGAAAATCCAGGTGTTTTGACTGATTGGCCAATATTTTGGGAGCTGCTGCTTACAGCGAGTGAAGAATCCAGCAATGGTACTTTACGACCCGTACATCGTAAGAACGTTCTATGAAGATTCTCACGAACTCTTTTGTTTATGATACAATAACCGATAACTGAGAATATTGCATGTATTATGACGAAAACCGAAAGCAAGACCTTCAAAACTTGAGAGTTTTCGGAAGCAGATAATACCGACAATACCCACATGATTCCCATTAATGGCAACGATACCACTGAAAGCCACAATAAAGTTCTCAAATTTCCGAAGCCTAACACATGATCTTTTATTGTGAAAGCTGCCTTCACGGACAGGAACAGAATAATCAAATTTACTGATGACATTACTACAATTGGTCCAACCAACCACCAGATAACTGATTCATAAACGGATAGCCAACAGCTGAAAAAGACGAACAGGAACACTAAGTTAGAATATGTATTAATTATAAGTACCTAGTTTATCTTTCTGATTATAAGAAACACAAACGAAGATAAACTACTAAAATGTACTTGAAGGTTGCACAATTTTCGACTGCGAAATATATACTTACAAGACATTATTTCCATATTCATGTACGCGCACCCCTACCGAAAGTCCAACTAACAAAGCTGGTGCGCCATACCCTAGTGTATAATAAAATCCCATAGGTCCATGATTGATGTCGCGCATCTCAGTGAGCATCCGATATAAATGTACGCAGTCCACAGTAGTCCAAGCAAATGCTGCTAACCACGTATAATGCAAAACGATGGCAACAAATTTGCAAGAGAactgaaaaattgtgtttgtgAGTTATCGTTTCTGTTCAATTTAATATACCTATTTTTTACCTCGTCATCCACCAAATCTCGATGGGCCTTGATTCCAATGAAAAACAGTAGCTCagcaataaaaatgcaaaacagaAGATTTTGATGAATTGTATTGGAATTGGTTTGAAGCCCTCTCAACAGTGCTAGAGACAATATTACAGCGAATAAGACTGGAAGGGACAACACAAATGCTGAATATGATGTGATTTGGACTAAAAGCGATGGTTCGGGTATATCTTCCGGATCGATAACATCCACCAGTACTGCGTATGATGAAATTTGTGTACATGTGCAATTTATTATTACTGTGTCATTTACAGAATATTGATCATAATCAGGTATCTCAGTTTGACAACCCAGCCTAGTCCATAAATTGAGATGGGAGTTCCATCGCACGCATTGAGGATTTGATCGCGACCCAAACGAATATTTAGGTACGTTCAGCCATAATTGCAATTTTATTGGCTGTGATAGATGGGGGCTTCCTAGAGATTTGTATTCGATTTGATTGAAACCTTGCGCAGGCAAACTTCGTTTTTTGATTTTAGTATATGTTTCTTCTTCCAGACCGTAGGTGTCTTCACTACCACTGGGCTGGGATAATACTACCATTTCTGGGGGATTCAATACCTCGAATGGATTCTCATCGATGCTCATTATAATTTCTGGGTGCTCATCGAGGTTTTCAAGATTTTCGTGATCACTCATGTCGTGTATAGATATCTTAATTTCGTTCGTTAATTTTTCATTAGGAGGAATATTTCTTACAGAAGTAGAAAACGTATCAATATCCGGCTTGGTAGATTTATCAGCtaaatttttgttatcaaaGCGATCCATATATGTTCTGTCTTCGTTGTTTTTACTGTTAGGTACAAGGATTTCAAGTGAAAGAATGGGACTCACTATCTGCACATCCACTCCCCAACGTCGAGTTATTGTTTCGTCCATATTCGGGGGGGAAATTGAACCAGCTTCCTTGTACTGGGCATAGCAGACTATAGCTCGATAATCGCTGATGGTGTTTGTAACTTCATTTTTATCTGGTTGTATTATCCCGAGTAAATCCAACGGAATTAAAATCTTGGTATGACGGTCGAATTTATTCTTATCTTGTATGTAGTTATTGTATTTAGGAAAAGCTATGATTGGATGTTTCTGCTTCGTTTGATGTTGCAAAAATGAGCTAGTATCCGGTAGAACAACACTCTCCGTAGTATACATATAAGATTTAGACGGTTTGTGATGAGATCCTATCAAAAGTTGGGGTTCATAGCCAAACAATGATTCCGCGGTTACAATGTCTAATCCGAGAACTAAATTACGATGGACAATTTCAAAAGGATTCGTATAGGTATCATGTTGAGATCGGCCTAATAACATCATATATTTACTAAATGCTTCAATGAGATCATTTGGTCCACGCTGGGTTAACTCGGTCACTCGTTTCCATTCCTTTGTGtattttgagtccaatataactccTGCGCTTTCtaccaaatttttaatgtagtGCTTATCTTGACTGTGTGATAAATTCAATCCACTCTGATGAGTCTCGTAGTTGATCAACTCATGCAGCAATCGTTCTGTTATTAGTACATCTGCgccaaaaagtttattttttcgtaCCTGTTGATAATCACTTagatattcaaaatcaaaatcttctTGTTTCCATAAAGAGCTTTTAGAAGCAAGCGGTGTTTCTAAAATTTGCAAGTTTGGCTGTTGATTAGTCTCTATTCTAGTATCGGCGGTACGATCCACTGTTTTACAGGCGTATTGTAAGGTGGCAGCAATTTTTACGGCAATAAACGTATTCAATTCTAATCCCTCGGTTTCAATCTGTGATAGCTGCTTCCTCAGATCTAAGAATGGTTCGGATGTACAATTAAACATATTTGGTTGCTTCCAGCCATCCACTAGGTCACATTTTCGCATACCTTTCCCTCGGGCCGGTAGAGGGCAATTTTCAATGGCTACTTCGCCAAACGCTGTACGAGGCCACCATAAACCTGCTGCAAATGATTTGGGACAAGCATCGTAGACTACTTCACAGCCATTATTTGTTACTTCTGCATATGGATTCGAACAGGTGTCACATCTCCGTCCTATAACGCCTTCGCGGCATTCACATTGGCCAGATGTGTTGCAAGATTTTCCAATCGATCCTATTGAATAGCATTCACAAGGATGGCAAGTCGTGTCATTGGGAAGTTGATAATGATTCTCTCGACAGAAGCAACGTCCCGTTATTTTGTTGCAATCTGGGTGATATCCTTGTTTCAGATCACAGTTACATGGGCCACAACCTCGTTCTCCCCACCAGCCCGCCGGGCAAGGTTGTTGAGTTACAATTTCACAATACTCTCCTGAATGTGCCGTGCTGTTGCATTCACAGTGATATCCTTTCCTAAGCGATACGTCAGCGCGACACTGTGCATTGTCTGAACACGGTTTAGTGGTGCATATTGGTACGCATTCGTTACCAACATATCCATGCATACATTCACAGTGGGCTTCATCCCAACTGGTGACACAATTCGCATGATTAGGGCAATTATCCGGGCATTTAGCGTTTGATGGACAACCATCCATCACATTTTCTCTTATTGTTGGACGATTCAACACAGATTGACTTCCTCCTACTCTGACATCTTGTATGCAACCTTCAAAATAGCCGTATGTACCATACCCGATCAAACCGCCCTCTGACCCTCCAATTACAATGCGTCCAACGTAGAGACCTTGGATTTTCTGATTCATTGGTAAAACGCCTGTCCGTTGTCCATAATCCACCGATAGTGAAACTTCTGTTCCTAACCATTTAATCTCTATGCGATGCCATTTTCCATCCGCCAAATTTGTCCCAGCAAGAAACATCGGTTCATCGTTATAATTGTAATAAAGTATGCCGTTCCTTAGTGATATTATAGCTGAACTATTCTGACCTACTTGAACTTGCATAAGAAACGCATCTTTCTGTCTGGTACGCACGGAAAGAGCCGTAAGCCACGGAAGCTGAATAGGCCTTAGTAGTGGATTGAAACTAAGGATTCCGTCTCCATTGAAACGCCAAGGAAGTGTTACCTCTTCTTGGCAAGCGTTTCCAGTGTAGCCGTCGGGGCAGTCACATTCCCATCCTTCGCCCCAGCCTTCTCTACAAGAGCCACCATTGAAGCAGGGTTCCGATGCGCATGATGACGCTTTTTGAGGACATCCAATAATGGTTCCATTATCTGCGATATAAGCATTTAAATCTATGTATTTGTTGTCTATGTACAGATCCGATATGCAACCGATAAAATCATGTGATTGTATTTGAAAGTGAGTAGGGATCCGTGGGAGTCCACCAATTTGTAGTGGCCCGGTCAAGTCCAGATATCGATGGCATGATTCGGTCAATGAGGCACATTTTCGTTCCAATATCATCGTTGTTTGATTAGCACAGTTCCAACGTGAACCCAAATTAGCCAGAGCTAGTGCGACATCACAGTTATCCATCGACAGAGTCGCAGTACGATTAAAGTAATTAACCTCCACTGTGTGCCAGTTGCCATCAGATATACGCTTATCCTGATCAACACTTACGGATTCTATTTTTTCTCCAAGTGAAAATGAAAACATCACTTTTCCGTCGATGATTTCTAAAGCTATGAAATCGTGCTGTTCGTTATATCGACCATTGTACAGAAGCAATCCATTATCACGCACAGTTGCAAAATTTAACTTTATGTTAAATCTATGTCGTTGCTTCATGCTtgggaatgtcaaaaatgaattcCTTGTGAAGGAGCGAGACATCAACTCGCAGGTACTTGTGTACGATGGGTTATGCGGTGTATTGAGCGAATGCGATAAGCAACTATAACCTTCGCCGCATGTATCTGCTGCACatggtttcaacttttttatctCCACCTCACAATGAACTCCAGTGTACGAGTTTGCACAAACACAGGTGAAACCTCCTTCTCGTCTAATGCAGCTACCACCATTTTGGCAAGGATCTGAATAGCATAGGTCAACTTCCGTGTCACACAAATAATGCTCTTTACTGCCGGTAAATCCTTCTGGACATTTACATGCAAAGGTATTTACAGGGTATATGGGTCGGAACAACACAGTATCACTGTGTATGAATCCAGAGGCATTACCAAATTTCAGTACCGATAAACATTGTTCATAGTTTAAACAAGGTTCTCGAACACAAAGGTTATCATCAAATGGCAATACCTGAACGGTAGCCAAGCGAGCCAAAATAGCACGATTGAGATAAACTCGTTCTTGTAGGTACTGAGGACTGTAATATTCTTCATACGCTACATCTGGACGACGCGCAGAGAAACTTACATTCAGTATTCTTGAATCGATATCGGCATCATCTTGTatagaaaatatataaatattttcttttgggCATGGTATAATTGCAGCTAGTCCATCcaggaaaaagtttaaaagtggTGAAAGGAATGCCTCTTCTGTCATTTCATCCAACCGCACGGTGACTGAATTGAAAAGCATGTCTTCGGTTACGAGTCTTACAATTAACTGCATGATAGCTTTGGCTTCATTTATACCGTCGGTAACGGATACTTCCATAGTAGCAAATTTAGGTACATTAGTATTGAGTTGAGGACTTAATGTTAAGCCTCCGGTAGATACGTTGAGTTTAACCAAGTTTGCATTATTCCCTGATAGAATGCGATATGTCAAATTATCAGATACATCTGCATCGAAGGCTGGTATTCTACCGATAACACCGCTTGGAAAACAGTCTCTAAAGTtgttaaaaataacttgaaaatcgCGCAAAATAGGAGCATTATCATTCACATCAGTTACGAGTATTTCTACATGTACGTCGTTACGCAATGGCGGGCTTGCGGCTCGTATAACAAGTTCAAAACGCTTTTTCGAGGATTCATAATCAAGTTCAGTCATCGTGAGAAGCTGAGCCCTTTCAGAGCCAGGTCTTGTTACCAGTGAAAAGGAATTTGAATCGTCGCCACCAATAATCGAATAATGTACTATTGCATTGACACCTTCGTCTGGATCATGTGCATGAATTTCTCCAACAACCGATCCAACTGGGCTGTTTTCAGGAACATAAAGTGTTAGCTTGTCAGATGAAAACGTAGGAGGTGAATCATTTACATCATCCAACCGAATTTGTACCTCCACCGTACTGCTCAGTGTTGGAGTTCCCTTATCGCTAGCAATTGCCACTAAGTGGTACACTGCAATGCTTTCCCGATCCAATCCTTTATTAGTTCTTATTACACCGGAGGTAGGATCTACAATGAAAGATCCATCTTCTATATCCTTTGCGCTTAGCATGTATTTGATTCGTCCAT
It includes:
- the LOC129741433 gene encoding protocadherin-like wing polarity protein stan isoform X2, translated to MGTHIIQQLRRLPGAVAALAVIHIILLLCRDAACYMVIVTENDEPNKIIFNASVYKLGSERHYKINAHKTANFVHHLLKVDSHTGQIYLKKRLHCDGIYYPNLFTFYVDSTSNRLRSIDYYSLPLRIFIAGINCTDDNIAEGFRKLFEEDDSGYTRRRREASDEDTDIRMYGHYRGDSLQDYFEEYPWLGLRQRSNNNNHSSFSDGDILFGNAGNSEIRHEMIVRKKRNLVESSEQRIHRKINDAKQWISESYASYAIHTTDKWNKICLKQSQFINSIHSFLPKTAIQHCTVKYLDVNDGRFKIETKSGDLVASNDICLSESLWKVVITYTVKCDRFDIIDADHRLKIVYHHQELNDTDIAKRVRRELRNQSPYFEQALYVAAVQEEQVAGIAVITVRARDPEDSPVVYSMVSLLDSRSQSMFKVDPRTGIVTTSTSLDRELMDVHYFRVIATDDSFPPRSGTTTLQVNVLDCNDHTPTFESDEFQASLREGSSVGSTVITIRATDQDIGKNAEIEYTISSIKGDGDGTKEQDEQTFRIDARTGTISSRAALDRETSETYTIIITATDMATPQTERRSASATVYVKILDDNDNYPQFSERTYTVQVSEDQWTNENNIIAHIHATDLDQGNNAAIRYAIIGGNTQSQFSIDSMNGDVSLVKPLDYENVRSYRLVIRAQDGGSPSRSNTTQLLVNVLDANDNAPRFYTSQFQEAVLESVPVGYNIVRVQAYDSDEGANSEISYSIQDRDDSLPLAVDSRTGWIHTTKPLDREDQSRYSFQVIALDGGIPPKSASTSVVVTIQDVNDNDPSFSPKYYEATIAEDQPPGTPVTTVTASDPDEDSRLHYEITAGNTRGRFSITSQNGRGLITIAQPLDYKQERRFALTITATDSGQRTDTAIVNINITDANNFAPVFENAPYSASVFEDAPVGTTVLVVFATDSDVGVNAQIAYFLNDESVNGLGINEPFSVNPQTGAIVTNAPLDRETTSGYLLTVTAKDGGNPSLSDTTDVEISITDVNDNAPQFKVPLYQATISEDALIGTSVVQIAATDIDMGLNGRIKYMLSAKDIEDGSFIVDPTSGVIRTNKGLDRESIAVYHLVAIASDKGTPTLSSTVEVQIRLDDVNDSPPTFSSDKLTLYVPENSPVGSVVGEIHAHDPDEGVNAIVHYSIIGGDDSNSFSLVTRPGSERAQLLTMTELDYESSKKRFELVIRAASPPLRNDVHVEILVTDVNDNAPILRDFQVIFNNFRDCFPSGVIGRIPAFDADVSDNLTYRILSGNNANLVKLNVSTGGLTLSPQLNTNVPKFATMEVSVTDGINEAKAIMQLIVRLVTEDMLFNSVTVRLDEMTEEAFLSPLLNFFLDGLAAIIPCPKENIYIFSIQDDADIDSRILNVSFSARRPDVAYEEYYSPQYLQERVYLNRAILARLATVQVLPFDDNLCVREPCLNYEQCLSVLKFGNASGFIHSDTVLFRPIYPVNTFACKCPEGFTGSKEHYLCDTEVDLCYSDPCQNGGSCIRREGGFTCVCANSYTGVHCEVEIKKLKPCAADTCGEGYSCLSHSLNTPHNPSYTSTCELMSRSFTRNSFLTFPSMKQRHRFNIKLNFATVRDNGLLLYNGRYNEQHDFIALEIIDGKVMFSFSLGEKIESVSVDQDKRISDGNWHTVEVNYFNRTATLSMDNCDVALALANLGSRWNCANQTTMILERKCASLTESCHRYLDLTGPLQIGGLPRIPTHFQIQSHDFIGCISDLYIDNKYIDLNAYIADNGTIIGCPQKASSCASEPCFNGGSCREGWGEGWECDCPDGYTGNACQEEVTLPWRFNGDGILSFNPLLRPIQLPWLTALSVRTRQKDAFLMQVQVGQNSSAIISLRNGILYYNYNDEPMFLAGTNLADGKWHRIEIKWLGTEVSLSVDYGQRTGVLPMNQKIQGLYVGRIVIGGSEGGLIGYGTYGYFEGCIQDVRVGGSQSVLNRPTIRENVMDGCPSNAKCPDNCPNHANCVTSWDEAHCECMHGYVGNECVPICTTKPCSDNAQCRADVSLRKGYHCECNSTAHSGEYCEIVTQQPCPAGWWGERGCGPCNCDLKQGYHPDCNKITGRCFCRENHYQLPNDTTCHPCECYSIGSIGKSCNTSGQCECREGVIGRRCDTCSNPYAEVTNNGCEVVYDACPKSFAAGLWWPRTAFGEVAIENCPLPARGKGMRKCDLVDGWKQPNMFNCTSEPFLDLRKQLSQIETEGLELNTFIAVKIAATLQYACKTVDRTADTRIETNQQPNLQILETPLASKSSLWKQEDFDFEYLSDYQQVRKNKLFGADVLITERLLHELINYETHQSGLNLSHSQDKHYIKNLVESAGVILDSKYTKEWKRVTELTQRGPNDLIEAFSKYMMLLGRSQHDTYTNPFEIVHRNLVLGLDIVTAESLFGYEPQLLIGSHHKPSKSYMYTTESVVLPDTSSFLQHQTKQKHPIIAFPKYNNYIQDKNKFDRHTKILIPLDLLGIIQPDKNEVTNTISDYRAIVCYAQYKEAGSISPPNMDETITRRWGVDVQIVSPILSLEILVPNSKNNEDRTYMDRFDNKNLADKSTKPDIDTFSTSVRNIPPNEKLTNEIKISIHDMSDHENLENLDEHPEIIMSIDENPFEVLNPPEMVVLSQPSGSEDTYGLEEETYTKIKKRSLPAQGFNQIEYKSLGSPHLSQPIKLQLWLNVPKYSFGSRSNPQCVRWNSHLNLWTRLGCQTEIPDYDQYSVNDTVIINCTCTQISSYAVLVDVIDPEDIPEPSLLVQITSYSAFVLSLPVLFAVILSLALLRGLQTNSNTIHQNLLFCIFIAELLFFIGIKAHRDLVDDEFSCKFVAIVLHYTWLAAFAWTTVDCVHLYRMLTEMRDINHGPMGFYYTLGYGAPALLVGLSVGVRVHEYGNNVFCWLSVYESVIWWLVGPIVVMSSVNLIILFLSVKAAFTIKDHVLGFGNLRTLLWLSVVSLPLMGIMWVLSVLSASENSQVLKVLLSVFVIIHAIFSVIGYCIINKRVRENLHRTFLRCTGRKVPLLDSSLAVSSSSQNIGQSVKTPGFSGQFDTARRNIGISTSSTTSRSTAKTSSSPYSDGRFQQTSTSTSNYNSDGAPSFMHGYTGTSTRKAKENTDVPPQYKKNRRRRQESESESETDGRSLELASSHSSDDEESRVGRNSSTHRSVGVSSTSYLPNITEHVATTPPELHVVQSPQLFPNVNGPRWSSQVPDSYLPVSNAGRWSQDTGSDNEIHSHGPLVSNILPSPDLTDTSYLHQNRMNMPPSILENIQESFNYSNQDLRSDKYSNRDCDTYSEQYRDYDTHGDHMTLPYMSPVGRNHLSGSTQIINHMRSYQHENIGVLKDSIYDRSRTLGYKSDSPYMSKERIASELYSPRNDNHPANSFQSSVQSLLKNDYQRHKQQQSVDSDRMSEGSDKNPYNFPYTAEEDHSSHTGFRSSEINGSVANGRLNGASALQPMAPLPNVNSSSDREKHDDEETTV